A part of Hippea maritima DSM 10411 genomic DNA contains:
- the efp gene encoding elongation factor P has product MIATNEFKRGVKLEIEGDPYEIVDYEHVKPGKGQAFVRVKLKNLKTENVVEKTYKSGTKLQKAEVEERMMQYLYKDNDGYQFMDLNTYDQYSISEDVMGDAAKFIQENKEATVMLYNGLPIGVSLPNFVELKIVETEPGFKGDTAATGTKPATLETGAVVQVPFFLKEGDIIKIDTRTGEYVERVNK; this is encoded by the coding sequence ATGATTGCAACGAACGAATTTAAGAGGGGTGTTAAACTTGAGATAGAAGGCGATCCTTATGAAATTGTCGATTATGAGCATGTAAAGCCGGGAAAAGGACAGGCCTTTGTTAGGGTTAAGCTAAAGAATCTAAAAACGGAAAATGTGGTTGAGAAGACCTATAAGTCTGGAACAAAACTGCAGAAGGCCGAAGTTGAAGAAAGGATGATGCAGTATTTATATAAAGACAACGACGGTTATCAGTTCATGGATTTGAATACCTATGACCAATACTCGATTTCAGAGGATGTTATGGGTGATGCAGCCAAGTTCATACAGGAGAACAAAGAAGCAACCGTTATGCTTTACAACGGCTTGCCTATCGGTGTGTCTTTGCCGAACTTTGTTGAACTTAAAATAGTTGAAACAGAACCTGGTTTTAAAGGCGATACTGCAGCAACAGGCACAAAGCCTGCAACATTGGAGACAGGTGCAGTTGTTCAGGTGCCGTTCTTTTTAAAGGAAGGCGATATTATAAAGATAGACACACGAACGGGAGAGTATGTAGAGCGCGTTAATAAATAA
- a CDS encoding MFS transporter, with the protein MRVLTNPFFLLISIALAHFVNDWYSLLIAPAIPLIKKSYGINYLQSGMLLSVPYFLSAILQAPIAHFSENYAKRKTVLIGGFLILSLSYLLFYLSNSYYSALFATILIGIGLGTYHPQGMGILSSVFKEKKGMAIGLNGVGGALGYFFAPISMGYLLSLYGTKAFLIVSIPGFVIAVILFIFVKIEEQPIKTSFKSTITKDLLMLGLVAIVIPFFSRGISSFLPAYFYANGSNILDANLKASVMLLAGLIAQPLGGAISDKIGRKQTISISYFMMGVFLALFISKPSLIFLFFMGFFMSLSIPVRHAFAAEVGGKKVNSNIAVVFGMVMVGSSIAPSIVGALADHFGFKVAFGFNVAIAIAGSLLVWAIKKPHKQA; encoded by the coding sequence ATGAGAGTTTTAACAAACCCATTTTTTCTTCTAATCTCCATTGCTCTTGCGCATTTTGTTAATGATTGGTATTCGCTTTTAATAGCGCCGGCGATTCCTTTAATTAAAAAATCCTACGGCATAAACTACCTACAATCGGGCATGCTTCTAAGCGTGCCCTATTTTCTATCTGCTATTTTACAGGCTCCGATTGCCCATTTCTCTGAAAACTACGCAAAAAGGAAAACGGTTCTTATAGGCGGTTTTTTGATACTCTCTTTATCCTATCTTCTGTTTTATCTGTCCAATTCCTACTATTCAGCTCTTTTTGCTACTATTCTTATAGGTATAGGGCTTGGGACATATCACCCACAGGGTATGGGGATCTTGAGCAGTGTATTTAAAGAAAAGAAGGGTATGGCCATAGGATTAAACGGTGTGGGTGGTGCATTGGGTTATTTCTTTGCTCCCATCTCAATGGGTTATCTGTTGTCCCTATATGGCACAAAAGCCTTTTTGATTGTGTCTATACCGGGATTTGTTATAGCTGTTATACTTTTTATCTTTGTAAAAATAGAAGAGCAACCCATAAAAACATCGTTTAAAAGCACCATAACAAAAGACCTGCTTATGCTTGGCCTTGTTGCGATTGTTATACCGTTTTTTTCAAGGGGTATCTCATCCTTTTTGCCTGCGTATTTTTATGCTAACGGGTCAAATATATTGGATGCCAACCTGAAGGCTTCGGTTATGTTGCTTGCGGGCCTTATAGCTCAACCTTTGGGTGGTGCCATATCGGATAAGATAGGGAGAAAACAGACTATTTCTATCAGTTATTTTATGATGGGTGTGTTTTTGGCTTTGTTTATATCAAAGCCCAGCTTGATTTTTCTGTTCTTTATGGGGTTTTTTATGTCTCTTTCCATTCCCGTTAGACACGCTTTTGCGGCTGAGGTTGGCGGTAAGAAGGTAAACTCAAATATTGCTGTTGTTTTCGGAATGGTGATGGTGGGTTCATCTATTGCTCCCAGCATTGTTGGAGCTTTGGCAGACCATTTTGGATTTAAGGTTGCCTTCGGTTTCAATGTGGCGATTGCAATAGCAGGAAGCCT
- a CDS encoding shikimate kinase → MNVSLIGMPSSGKSSIGVILAKMMRFNFIDTDIIIQNNTKRTLQQIVDSKGYLKLRQIEEETILSLNPEHSIISTGGSVVYSKKAMEYLKNVSLVVYIKVSFEEIKKRLGDYSLRGLAKPKDQTIAEMYKERTALYERYADIIFENHFKNATIAAEKLKELIDENI, encoded by the coding sequence ATGAATGTATCTTTGATTGGCATGCCCTCTTCAGGCAAAAGCAGCATAGGCGTAATATTGGCCAAGATGATGAGATTCAACTTCATAGACACAGATATAATCATACAAAACAACACCAAAAGAACCCTTCAACAAATAGTGGATAGTAAAGGATATCTAAAGCTAAGACAGATCGAAGAGGAAACTATACTATCACTAAACCCGGAACACAGCATCATATCAACCGGCGGCAGTGTGGTGTATTCAAAAAAGGCTATGGAGTATCTAAAAAATGTAAGTCTCGTTGTTTACATAAAAGTGAGCTTTGAAGAGATAAAAAAGAGGCTTGGTGATTATAGCTTAAGGGGATTAGCAAAACCCAAAGACCAAACGATAGCCGAGATGTACAAAGAAAGAACAGCACTGTATGAACGATATGCGGACATTATATTCGAGAATCACTTCAAAAACGCCACAATAGCAGCAGAAAAACTAAAAGAGTTGATAGATGAGAATATCTAA
- a CDS encoding ArnT family glycosyltransferase, with product MRISKQHLLLFFSIYLIAAFYNLGRMYFQHEEPRRAIIALEMNYTHDYATPHVLGRDYFRKPPLHNIVIALFFKIFGENEFSARAVSVLSMFGILLLILFSLKDAVGLEAAIFGAFSFGLSYIAYFHYGMLAETDMFFSFLLFASMVCIFHEKTFTGSVFAALALLTKGLPALHYFYLTLISLAILRKNKSLILSKNTILGGLFIVGLFLGWLLLVSKGDIHRLNYALGFILQASGNRVLSIERIRDVVGHFLFFPVSFFIHYLPFSATLLLFLDKRIRLEFREILKNETQIKRLFDFFLAAFIPNFLVYAILPDGRIRYTLVLFGIASFILGILYYELEYLEGIVNFKKLLRGVLIFEILLFFIGFIFCGEFIKNPSYIGCIVGLIIAITGLLALKKDITQSFALLLGLIAFSVSLKFLFETTYKYYLYSYYTNYRNFGHKIAKIVLQERPKYVMTDDGNLRLFFYLERDLKMQMHPISKTKKGLIISRHKNLIKYTITKVELPDHIYYVGRN from the coding sequence ATGAGAATATCTAAGCAACACCTTCTTCTGTTTTTTTCTATATACCTGATTGCAGCCTTTTACAACTTGGGCAGGATGTATTTTCAACATGAAGAGCCAAGAAGGGCTATCATAGCACTTGAGATGAATTATACACATGACTATGCAACACCCCATGTGCTGGGAAGGGATTACTTTAGAAAACCCCCATTGCACAACATAGTTATAGCCTTATTCTTTAAAATATTTGGCGAAAATGAGTTTTCAGCAAGGGCTGTGTCCGTTTTATCCATGTTTGGCATTCTCCTTTTAATACTATTTTCATTAAAAGATGCAGTTGGACTTGAGGCCGCCATATTTGGGGCCTTTTCTTTTGGGTTATCGTATATAGCCTATTTTCACTATGGTATGCTTGCAGAAACAGATATGTTTTTTTCGTTCTTGCTATTTGCTTCAATGGTTTGCATATTCCATGAAAAAACATTCACAGGGAGCGTTTTTGCAGCGTTAGCCCTGCTTACCAAAGGCCTACCTGCCCTTCATTACTTCTATCTTACGCTTATAAGCCTTGCCATATTAAGAAAGAACAAAAGCCTCATACTATCCAAAAACACAATATTGGGTGGTCTGTTCATTGTTGGTTTATTTTTAGGCTGGCTTTTACTGGTATCAAAAGGCGACATACACAGACTCAATTATGCCTTAGGCTTTATCCTTCAGGCATCTGGAAACAGGGTTTTAAGCATAGAACGGATAAGAGATGTTGTTGGCCACTTTCTTTTCTTTCCTGTAAGTTTCTTTATTCACTACCTACCATTTTCTGCTACTCTTTTGTTGTTTTTGGACAAACGTATCAGGTTGGAATTTAGAGAGATATTAAAGAATGAAACTCAAATAAAAAGACTGTTTGATTTCTTTTTGGCTGCATTTATACCCAATTTTTTAGTATACGCAATCTTGCCAGATGGTAGAATTAGATACACGCTTGTCCTTTTTGGCATAGCTTCATTTATTCTTGGTATATTATACTATGAGCTTGAATATTTAGAAGGAATAGTGAACTTCAAAAAATTACTTAGAGGTGTTTTAATATTTGAAATATTACTCTTTTTTATTGGATTTATATTCTGTGGGGAGTTTATAAAAAACCCAAGCTATATTGGTTGTATAGTCGGTTTAATAATTGCAATAACAGGATTACTTGCACTAAAAAAGGACATTACCCAATCATTCGCTCTACTTCTTGGTTTAATAGCCTTTTCTGTTTCGTTAAAATTTCTTTTTGAGACAACATACAAGTACTATCTTTACTCATACTACACCAACTACAGAAATTTCGGTCATAAAATAGCAAAAATTGTTTTGCAAGAACGACCAAAGTATGTTATGACTGATGATGGAAACTTGAGGTTATTTTTCTACCTTGAAAGGGATTTAAAAATGCAAATGCATCCAATAAGCAAAACAAAAAAAGGCCTGATAATTTCAAGGCACAAAAACCTAATAAAATATACAATAACCAAGGTTGAGTTACCAGACCACATTTATTAT
- a CDS encoding HD domain-containing protein, which produces MTYDEARSLLETYTKSESLLRHAICVETAMRCYAKKFGEDEEKWAIVGLLHDFDYEKYPDEHPYRGAEILKEKGLDEDMIEAILGHANYTGVERKTLMAKTLFAVDELSGFLYAYALVRPTKNLKDIKLKSVKKKLKDKAFAKGVNREDIELGAKELGVDLGEHILFVAECLQNNAKAIGLEE; this is translated from the coding sequence ATGACTTACGATGAGGCAAGGAGTCTCCTTGAGACATACACAAAAAGTGAAAGCCTTTTGAGGCATGCAATCTGTGTTGAGACTGCTATGCGATGTTATGCTAAAAAGTTTGGAGAGGATGAAGAAAAGTGGGCTATTGTAGGTCTATTGCATGATTTTGACTATGAAAAATACCCGGATGAGCATCCATACAGGGGCGCGGAGATCCTGAAGGAAAAAGGGCTTGATGAGGATATGATAGAGGCTATTTTGGGCCATGCAAATTACACAGGTGTTGAAAGAAAAACATTGATGGCAAAGACACTGTTCGCCGTGGATGAGTTAAGTGGCTTTCTTTATGCGTATGCTTTGGTTAGACCCACCAAAAACCTAAAGGATATAAAGCTAAAGTCGGTTAAAAAGAAGCTGAAGGATAAGGCATTTGCCAAGGGTGTAAACAGGGAGGATATAGAGCTTGGGGCAAAAGAGCTTGGTGTTGATTTGGGCGAACATATACTGTTTGTGGCTGAATGTTTACAGAATAACGCAAAAGCAATAGGACTTGAGGAATAG